The nucleotide window TGGCGGCTCAGGCCGGCGCCGTGGTCGTCGGCCTGCTCATCATGAAACTGCTGTCGGTCGTCTTTGCCGTTCCCCGCCGAGTGGAGACGTGAAGCGGGACGAGTCGTGGTCCGGTCTGTCGCGGGCCGATCGCCGTGGGGTTCGATTGCGACTCCGGTGAGAGAATCGGCAATCGAGCAAAGGTCAACGTCCGGGAAGTCAAGCGCCGGATCGCACGATTCGACACCGTACGCGCTCCCGCCTTGCGCTCGGGCGAAGGGCTCACGTATCCTGTTCAACGAGGCTCCGAAGGGAGCCTTTCTAGTCGCGGAGAGACGCGGATGCGGAATCACGATGAAAGCTATCGCGCATTGCTCGCCGTCACCAATGTGCTGAATTCCCAGCGCGACACGGACAGCCTCTGGCGCGCCATCACCGAGCAGATCAGAAAGGTTCTGCCGTGGGAGCGGGCCGGCGTCACCCTGTACAATCCTGACAGCGATTCGTTCAGGTTCTACGCCGTGGAAACGACATTGCCGCATCGGGAGTTGCCGCGTGACGCGGTCATTCCCAAGGTCGGTAGCGCCGTGGGGTGGGTACACGAGAATCGGACCAGCCACGTCCGCCCGGACCTCCGGCGTCAACGGCTGTTTCTTGAGGACGACTACTACCTGCGCGAGGGATTGGGCCGCATGATCAACTCGCCGCTCATGGTGGGCAACGCCTGTATCGGAACGTTGAACATCGGCAGCGTGGAATGCGGGGATCCTGACCCCACAGATCTGGAATTCCTTCAGCACGTGGCCACTCAGATCGCATACGCGATCGACCATGTCCAGGCGTACGAACAGATCGATCGGCTGCGGCATCAGCTGGCCCGCGAAAACGAATACCTGGTCGAGGAGCTGAAGCTCACGCACAACTTCGGCGCGATGGTGGGGTTGAGCGCGCCGTTCCGAACCGCCCTGATGCAGGCGGAGGCCGTAGGATCGACCGGCACCACGGTGCTGGTCACCGGGGAGACCGGCACGGGAAAGGAACTCATGGCGCGGGCCATCCATGAGCTGAGTGTCCGCCGGGACAAACCGTTCGTTCGCGTGAATTGCGCGGCGCTTCCGATGGGCTTGGTCGAAAGCGAGCTGTTCGGCCACGAGCGAGGCGCGTTTACCGGCGCAGACCAACGGCGCGCGGGTCGCTTTGAGCTGGCCAACGGCGGCACGCTCTTTTTGGACGAAATCGGCGAGATGCCGCTCGAAGCCCAGGCCAAGCTGCTCCGCGTCCTTGAGGACGGGTTGGTGGACCGTGTCGGCGGCACGCACCCTGTTCCAGTCGACGTCCGCATCGTCGCCGCGACGAATTCGGATCTGGTCACCGCCGTCAACGAAGGACGGTTTCGCCAGGACTTGTACTATCGGCTGCACGTGTTTCCCATCACCTTACCGCCGCTGCGGGAGCGGCGAGAAGACATCCCGCTTCTCGCGCGACATTTTCTTGAGGCCTATCGGGCAAAATTGAAACGCCCGATGTTGGAGTTGAGCGCGGAGTCGATGTCGCGCCTCACGGGCTATTCCTGGCCCGGCAATGTGCGCGAGCTGCAGAATGTGATCGAACGGGCCGTCATCTTGGCGCGCACGCCCGTCGTCACCATTGAACCCCAGGCCCTGGCCACGGGAGGCGGCGAGGCTGAATCGACATCCAACCTCGTCGACGTCGAGCGACGTCACATCCTGCGCGTGCTGGAGTCCGTGCATTGGCGGATCTATGGGACGTACGGAGCGGCGGCGCAGCTCGGGATGAATCCCAGCACCCTCCGAAGCCGCATGAAGAAACTCGGACTCAGCCGACCCGTCAATCTTCCCTTGGTCTAAGCGGTCCAGCAATCCGCGACTGCTCGCGGATCTCCGTGACATTTCGCGATCGTCTCCCCGTCCATTCCGGCTCTCGCGAAAGCGGGCGCCCTGCTTCCTTTGAATACTCGGAGGAATTCGTCGATCTCCCGCCGCCGCATCTTCGGCATGCCTGTTGCTCCCTGCGATTCGTTGTGCAGGCCGACGATATTGCCATGTTCTCTGCTCGGACGGCGGAGCCGTCATCAGAGAGGGACAGTAATCCGAAGAACCTCGAATACGGCATCCACCTGTACGCGCTTCCGTAGACCAGTTTCGAGGCTCCGACGGCGCCGCGGGATCGCGGCGTGACCTGGCCGAGGGCATCCACCGGTAGAGC belongs to Nitrospira sp. and includes:
- a CDS encoding sigma 54-interacting transcriptional regulator, which translates into the protein MRNHDESYRALLAVTNVLNSQRDTDSLWRAITEQIRKVLPWERAGVTLYNPDSDSFRFYAVETTLPHRELPRDAVIPKVGSAVGWVHENRTSHVRPDLRRQRLFLEDDYYLREGLGRMINSPLMVGNACIGTLNIGSVECGDPDPTDLEFLQHVATQIAYAIDHVQAYEQIDRLRHQLARENEYLVEELKLTHNFGAMVGLSAPFRTALMQAEAVGSTGTTVLVTGETGTGKELMARAIHELSVRRDKPFVRVNCAALPMGLVESELFGHERGAFTGADQRRAGRFELANGGTLFLDEIGEMPLEAQAKLLRVLEDGLVDRVGGTHPVPVDVRIVAATNSDLVTAVNEGRFRQDLYYRLHVFPITLPPLRERREDIPLLARHFLEAYRAKLKRPMLELSAESMSRLTGYSWPGNVRELQNVIERAVILARTPVVTIEPQALATGGGEAESTSNLVDVERRHILRVLESVHWRIYGTYGAAAQLGMNPSTLRSRMKKLGLSRPVNLPLV